A part of Streptomyces sp. NBC_01235 genomic DNA contains:
- a CDS encoding bile acid:sodium symporter family protein: protein MKRLHWPSRMPVDPYILLLLGTVGVAALFPARGAAADVASGASTAAIAFLFFLYGARLSTREALDGLKHWRLHATVLACTFVVFPMLGLAARGLVPVFLTHPLYQGLLFLTLVPSTIQSSIAFTSIARGNVPAAICAGSFSSLVGIVVTPLLAAALLGNGGGGFSADSLVEIVLQLLVPFVAGQLLRRWIGGFVNRHKKVLGLVDRGSILLVVYTAFSEGMVQGIWHQVSAVRLGGLLVVEAVLLAVMLTLTWYGGKALRFNREDRIAIQFAGSKKSLASGLPMASVLFGAHASLAVLPLMLFHQMQLMVCAVIAKRRARDPLEASRERADERAPAAA, encoded by the coding sequence GTGAAACGCCTGCACTGGCCGAGCCGGATGCCGGTCGACCCCTACATCCTGCTGTTGCTCGGGACCGTCGGGGTCGCGGCACTGTTCCCGGCGCGCGGCGCCGCCGCCGACGTGGCCTCCGGCGCCTCCACGGCCGCGATCGCCTTCCTCTTCTTTCTGTACGGCGCCCGCCTGTCCACCCGTGAGGCGTTGGACGGGCTGAAGCACTGGCGACTCCACGCGACCGTCCTGGCCTGCACTTTCGTGGTCTTCCCGATGCTGGGTCTGGCAGCGCGCGGACTCGTCCCGGTATTCCTCACCCATCCGCTCTACCAGGGGCTGCTCTTCCTCACCCTCGTCCCGTCGACCATCCAGTCGTCGATCGCCTTCACCTCCATCGCCCGCGGCAACGTGCCCGCCGCGATCTGCGCGGGCTCCTTCTCCTCCCTGGTCGGCATCGTCGTCACACCGCTGCTGGCGGCGGCGCTGCTCGGCAACGGCGGCGGTGGCTTCTCAGCCGACTCGCTCGTCGAGATCGTGCTGCAACTGCTCGTACCGTTCGTCGCGGGACAGCTGCTGCGGCGCTGGATCGGCGGCTTCGTCAACCGACACAAGAAGGTGCTCGGACTGGTCGACCGGGGCTCGATCCTCCTCGTCGTCTACACCGCGTTCAGCGAGGGCATGGTCCAGGGCATCTGGCACCAGGTCAGCGCGGTACGGCTGGGCGGACTGCTCGTCGTCGAGGCCGTCCTGCTCGCGGTGATGCTCACCCTGACCTGGTACGGCGGCAAGGCGCTGCGGTTCAACCGTGAGGACCGCATCGCCATCCAGTTCGCCGGCTCCAAGAAGTCCCTCGCCTCGGGGTTGCCCATGGCGAGCGTCCTGTTCGGCGCGCATGCGTCCCTCGCGGTACTGCCGCTGATGCTCTTCCACCAGATGCAGCTGATGGTGTGCGCGGTCATCGCCAAGCGCCGGGCGCGGGATCCGCTGGAGGCGTCGCGGGAACGTGCCGACGAGCGGGCGCCGGCCGCGGCATGA
- a CDS encoding MFS transporter, with translation MRVWGPLTAVCLGTFMLLLDVTIVIVALPDMARALHASLSDLQWVVDGYALALAALLMGAGATADILGRRQVHVVGVVLFATASLLCGLASGPDTLVAARALQGVGAAAMLATTLPLLGSVYQGRQRSAALGVWGAVSGAAAAVGPVLGGLLAEGPGWRWIFYVNLPVSVVAVWLTLKAVPESRGPRGMRVDWAGTATFALFAGGTAYAVVRAGEDGWTASATLASFGLAAVALVCFVLAERRAQHPLLDLSLLRRPAFVGVMVGALAFNGVAFGVTPYLSIWMQTLLGMSPVRGGLTLLPMTVAAMVTAVVVGKRLHGVPARLTIGGGLLLIGAGCFCQAVLGAGSDWTALVPGFVLVGMGTGFVAPTVAGAALAAVEPARAGMAGGAVNTVRQLGYALGVAVFGTVVTSRMTDALPHEASHALAGGGAGALRGTFSEHTLRSAFASGLDAALVAAGCVGVVAAALVLALVRPSRASAAGVTESDVPALSEERATPRP, from the coding sequence ATGCGTGTATGGGGGCCACTGACAGCGGTGTGCCTGGGCACCTTCATGTTGTTGCTGGACGTGACCATCGTGATCGTGGCGCTGCCGGACATGGCGCGGGCGTTGCACGCCTCGCTGAGCGATCTGCAGTGGGTCGTCGACGGGTACGCGCTCGCGCTGGCCGCGCTGCTGATGGGGGCCGGGGCCACCGCCGACATCCTGGGGCGCCGCCAGGTGCACGTGGTGGGGGTGGTGCTGTTCGCGACGGCGTCACTGCTGTGCGGGCTGGCGAGCGGGCCGGACACCCTCGTCGCCGCTCGGGCCCTTCAGGGGGTGGGAGCGGCCGCGATGCTGGCGACGACGTTGCCGCTGCTCGGCTCGGTCTACCAGGGCCGGCAGCGGTCGGCCGCTCTCGGGGTGTGGGGCGCGGTGAGCGGCGCGGCCGCGGCGGTCGGGCCGGTGCTGGGCGGACTGCTGGCCGAGGGGCCCGGCTGGCGGTGGATCTTCTACGTGAACCTGCCGGTGAGCGTGGTCGCGGTGTGGCTGACGCTGAAGGCGGTGCCGGAGTCGAGGGGGCCGCGCGGGATGCGTGTCGACTGGGCGGGCACGGCGACCTTCGCGCTCTTCGCGGGCGGGACCGCGTACGCCGTGGTGCGGGCCGGTGAGGACGGCTGGACGGCGTCGGCGACGCTCGCCTCGTTCGGGCTCGCCGCGGTCGCGCTGGTGTGTTTCGTGCTGGCGGAGCGGCGGGCTCAGCATCCGCTGCTCGACCTGTCGCTGCTGCGCCGGCCGGCGTTCGTGGGGGTGATGGTGGGCGCGCTCGCCTTCAACGGTGTGGCGTTCGGGGTGACGCCGTACCTCTCCATCTGGATGCAGACACTGCTGGGGATGAGTCCCGTGCGCGGTGGACTCACGCTGCTGCCGATGACGGTGGCCGCCATGGTCACGGCGGTCGTGGTGGGCAAGCGGTTGCACGGCGTTCCGGCCCGGCTGACCATCGGCGGCGGGCTGCTGCTGATCGGCGCTGGCTGTTTCTGCCAGGCCGTGCTCGGCGCGGGTTCGGACTGGACGGCGCTGGTGCCCGGATTCGTGCTGGTGGGCATGGGCACCGGTTTCGTCGCGCCGACCGTCGCCGGGGCGGCGCTGGCCGCGGTGGAACCGGCGCGGGCCGGAATGGCGGGCGGCGCCGTGAACACGGTACGGCAGCTGGGGTACGCGCTCGGGGTCGCGGTCTTCGGCACTGTCGTGACGTCCCGGATGACCGACGCCCTCCCGCACGAGGCGTCCCATGCGCTGGCGGGTGGCGGGGCCGGTGCGCTGCGCGGCACGTTCTCCGAGCACACCCTGCGGTCGGCGTTCGCCTCCGGGCTCGACGCGGCGCTGGTGGCGGCGGGCTGCGTGGGCGTGGTCGCCGCGGCGCTCGTCCTGGCCCTCGTCAGGCCGTCGCGCGCGTCCGCGGCCGGAGTGACGGAATCGGACGTTCCGGCGCTGTCGGAGGAGAGGGCGACCCCCCGCCCGTGA
- a CDS encoding isochorismatase family protein: protein MTAPLALDPARTALVLVDLMDRIVALPLEPRKGTEVLAAAEELAAKFRSAGALVVLVRVERPGVAEQPSGSGLVQGLVQEGDLEIVKHTIGAFQGTGLDDRLRELGVTTLVFGGIATNLGVESTARAAGDLGYDLVFVEDGMSALTEAEHEASVKLDFPRLGAVARAAEVRFTSV, encoded by the coding sequence ATGACCGCACCTCTCGCGCTCGACCCCGCGCGCACCGCCCTTGTCCTCGTCGACCTGATGGACCGCATCGTCGCGCTGCCCCTGGAGCCCCGTAAGGGCACCGAAGTACTGGCTGCTGCCGAGGAGTTGGCGGCGAAGTTCCGCTCGGCCGGAGCCCTCGTCGTGCTGGTTCGTGTCGAGCGCCCCGGTGTCGCCGAACAGCCGTCCGGCAGCGGTCTGGTCCAAGGGCTGGTCCAGGAAGGCGACTTGGAGATCGTCAAGCACACGATCGGCGCCTTCCAGGGCACCGGCCTGGACGACCGCCTTCGCGAACTCGGCGTCACCACCCTCGTGTTCGGCGGCATCGCCACCAACCTCGGCGTCGAGTCCACCGCCCGCGCCGCCGGCGATCTCGGCTACGACCTGGTCTTCGTCGAGGACGGGATGTCCGCTCTCACCGAGGCCGAGCACGAGGCGTCGGTGAAGCTGGACTTTCCCCGGCTGGGGGCGGTGGCGCGGGCGGCCGAGGTGCGGTTCACGAGCGTCTGA
- a CDS encoding 2Fe-2S iron-sulfur cluster-binding protein: MTVTPLGIPRRLLEFTIDGEAAGVPEGSTILDACRAAGKDVPTLCQGDTLRPKNACRVCVVEVEGSRALVPACSRKAEPGMVVKTDTERARHSRKIVLELLASSVDLSTTPLVAEWIKEYEAKPDRFGPDAARLNEEPKIDNDLYVRDYDKCILCYKCVDACGDQWQNTFAISVAGRGFDARIAVEHDAALTDSACVYCGNCIEVCPTGALSFKSEFDLRAAGNWDESTQTRTTTVCAYCGVGCNLTLHVQDNEIVKVTSPHDNPVTHGNLCIKGRFGYQHVQNRG; the protein is encoded by the coding sequence ATGACCGTGACACCGCTGGGGATCCCGCGCCGCCTGCTGGAGTTCACGATCGACGGCGAGGCGGCCGGGGTGCCGGAGGGCTCGACGATCCTCGACGCCTGCCGGGCGGCAGGGAAGGACGTCCCGACCCTCTGCCAGGGCGACACGCTGCGGCCGAAGAACGCCTGCCGGGTGTGCGTCGTGGAGGTCGAGGGCTCACGCGCCCTCGTCCCCGCCTGCTCCCGCAAGGCCGAACCGGGCATGGTGGTGAAGACGGACACCGAGCGCGCCCGGCACAGCCGCAAGATCGTTCTCGAACTGCTCGCGTCCTCGGTCGACCTGTCCACGACACCATTGGTCGCGGAATGGATCAAGGAGTACGAGGCGAAGCCGGACCGCTTCGGGCCGGACGCGGCCCGGCTCAACGAGGAGCCGAAGATCGACAACGATCTCTATGTACGCGATTACGACAAGTGCATCCTTTGTTACAAGTGCGTGGACGCCTGCGGTGACCAGTGGCAGAACACCTTCGCGATCTCCGTCGCGGGGCGCGGTTTCGACGCCCGGATCGCCGTCGAACACGACGCTGCGCTGACCGACTCGGCGTGCGTGTACTGCGGGAACTGCATCGAGGTGTGCCCGACGGGGGCACTGTCCTTCAAGTCCGAGTTCGACCTACGGGCGGCCGGGAACTGGGACGAATCGACGCAGACGCGGACCACGACGGTGTGCGCGTACTGCGGGGTGGGCTGCAACCTCACGCTCCATGTGCAGGACAATGAGATCGTGAAGGTCACGTCACCGCACGACAACCCGGTGACCCACGGCAATCTCTGCATCAAGGGCCGCTTCGGCTACCAGCACGTACAGAACCGGGGCTGA
- a CDS encoding Lrp/AsnC family transcriptional regulator, translating into MEFHTQDKLDGLDVRLLCALEVDGRASFSRLGAVLGVSDQTVARRYRRLRAEAGLRVVAVRDAERLGQDQWMLRLRCVPDSATVIAEALAKRPDTYWIGLGSGGTEIVCMTRPRHPGDHDDLLLGKLPRTPSVVEIRAQQLLHRFYGGPTGWLNKFGALDEGQIAALSPRHDQAATVGPARIEPEDEPLLAVLEGDGRATYPELQRATGRSESAVKRRLAALLASGAVYIDVEYHSEFLGYPLAAVLWITTAPSALHAVGEALATHDEIAFASATAGPSHIVVTAVVRDTAGLYAYLSGPLGRLEGVHHVEATPFMRRVKQLTYRHAGR; encoded by the coding sequence ATGGAATTCCACACCCAGGACAAGCTGGACGGACTGGATGTCCGGTTGCTCTGCGCGCTGGAGGTGGACGGGCGGGCCTCCTTCAGCAGACTCGGCGCGGTCCTGGGCGTCTCCGACCAGACGGTCGCGCGCCGCTACCGCCGGCTCCGAGCCGAGGCCGGGCTCAGGGTCGTCGCCGTCCGGGACGCGGAGCGCCTCGGACAGGACCAGTGGATGCTGCGCCTGCGCTGCGTTCCCGACAGCGCCACGGTCATCGCCGAGGCGCTCGCCAAACGCCCCGACACGTACTGGATAGGCCTGGGCTCCGGCGGCACCGAGATCGTCTGCATGACCCGGCCCCGCCATCCCGGCGACCACGACGACCTGCTGCTCGGCAAGCTCCCGCGTACCCCGAGCGTCGTGGAGATCCGCGCCCAGCAGCTCCTCCACCGCTTCTACGGCGGTCCGACCGGCTGGCTGAACAAGTTCGGTGCCCTGGACGAGGGTCAGATCGCCGCCCTGTCACCACGTCACGACCAGGCGGCGACGGTGGGGCCGGCCCGTATCGAGCCCGAGGACGAACCCCTGCTCGCCGTCCTGGAGGGCGACGGCCGCGCCACCTACCCCGAACTCCAGCGCGCCACCGGACGCTCCGAGTCCGCCGTCAAGCGCCGCCTCGCCGCCCTGCTCGCCTCGGGTGCCGTCTACATCGACGTCGAGTACCACTCCGAGTTCCTCGGCTACCCCCTCGCCGCCGTCCTGTGGATCACCACGGCGCCGTCCGCCCTGCACGCGGTCGGGGAGGCGCTCGCGACCCACGACGAGATCGCTTTCGCCTCGGCCACGGCCGGCCCCTCGCACATCGTCGTCACCGCGGTGGTGCGGGACACGGCGGGCCTGTACGCCTACCTCAGCGGGCCTCTGGGACGCCTGGAGGGCGTCCATCATGTGGAGGCGACGCCGTTCATGCGGAGGGTGAAGCAGCTGACGTACCGGCATGCTGGGCGGTAG
- a CDS encoding AMP-dependent synthetase/ligase yields MREFTNPPLALAPPVGGLADVVFRHAQDDPHHIALGRKDERGEWRDVTAAEFRDEVLALAKGLLAQGIRFGDRVAIMSRTRYEWTLFDFALWTIGAQVVPVYSTSSAEQCFWMLYDAECTAAVVEHEDHAMTIATVIDRLPQLRQLWQLDSGCVQELYDAGASIEDDVVHRHREAVTPDSTATIIYTSGTTGRPKGCVISHGNFMFEADTVIERWEPVFHSKRGDEAATLLFLPLAHVFGRMVQIAAIRGKVRFGHQPQLHAAALLPDLAAFRPTFFLAVPYIFEKVFNAARRKAEREGRAGPFEKAVDVAVNYAEAIEAKAWGIGPGPSAGLRMQHQLFDKLVYSKVRAAMGGRVRHAMSGGSAMDRKLGLFFAGAGVQIYEGYGLTESTAAATANPPERTRYGTVGQAIPGMTVHIADDGEIWLRGENVFQGYLNNPKATDETLHDGWLATGDLGSLDEDGYLTITGRKKEILVTSSGKSVAPGLLEERVRDHPLVNQCIVVGNDRPFVAALVTLDQEAVEHWLQMRGKPQLTPVELVRDPDLEAEVRRSVVAANTLVSQAESIRTFRILAQPFTEEHGLLTPSLKLKRKAIENAYANEVDALYRT; encoded by the coding sequence TTGCGCGAGTTCACCAACCCTCCGTTGGCGTTGGCACCGCCGGTCGGCGGTCTGGCCGACGTCGTCTTCCGGCACGCCCAGGACGACCCGCACCACATCGCCCTCGGCCGCAAGGACGAGCGGGGCGAATGGCGGGACGTCACCGCCGCCGAGTTCCGCGACGAGGTGCTTGCCCTCGCCAAGGGCCTGCTCGCCCAGGGCATCCGCTTCGGCGACCGCGTCGCCATCATGTCCCGCACCCGCTACGAGTGGACACTCTTCGACTTCGCCCTGTGGACGATCGGCGCCCAGGTGGTGCCGGTCTACTCGACCTCCTCCGCCGAGCAGTGTTTCTGGATGCTCTACGACGCCGAGTGCACGGCCGCGGTCGTCGAGCACGAGGACCACGCGATGACGATCGCCACCGTCATCGACCGCCTCCCCCAGTTGCGGCAGCTGTGGCAGCTGGACTCGGGCTGTGTGCAGGAGCTGTACGACGCCGGTGCGTCCATCGAGGACGACGTGGTCCACCGGCACCGGGAAGCGGTGACCCCCGACTCGACCGCGACGATCATCTATACCTCTGGTACGACGGGCCGGCCCAAGGGCTGTGTCATCTCGCACGGCAACTTCATGTTCGAGGCGGACACCGTCATCGAGCGCTGGGAGCCGGTGTTCCACTCCAAGAGGGGCGACGAGGCGGCCACCCTGCTGTTCCTGCCGCTCGCGCACGTCTTCGGGCGGATGGTGCAGATCGCCGCGATCCGCGGCAAGGTCCGCTTCGGCCACCAGCCCCAGCTGCACGCGGCCGCCCTCCTCCCCGACCTGGCCGCCTTCCGGCCGACCTTCTTCCTGGCCGTGCCGTACATCTTCGAGAAGGTCTTCAACGCGGCCCGCCGCAAGGCGGAGCGGGAGGGCAGGGCGGGGCCGTTCGAGAAGGCCGTCGACGTGGCCGTGAACTACGCGGAGGCCATCGAGGCGAAGGCGTGGGGCATCGGGCCGGGCCCCTCGGCGGGCCTGCGCATGCAGCACCAGTTGTTCGACAAGCTCGTCTACTCCAAGGTGCGCGCGGCCATGGGCGGCCGCGTCCGGCACGCCATGTCCGGCGGCTCGGCCATGGACCGCAAGCTCGGTCTGTTCTTCGCCGGCGCGGGCGTGCAGATCTACGAGGGTTACGGCCTGACGGAATCGACGGCGGCCGCGACCGCCAACCCGCCCGAGCGCACCCGCTACGGCACCGTCGGCCAGGCCATCCCCGGTATGACCGTGCACATCGCGGACGACGGCGAGATCTGGCTGCGCGGTGAGAACGTCTTCCAGGGTTACCTCAACAACCCCAAGGCCACCGACGAGACCCTGCACGACGGCTGGCTGGCCACCGGCGACCTGGGTTCCCTCGACGAAGACGGTTACCTCACCATCACCGGGCGCAAGAAGGAGATCCTGGTCACCTCCAGCGGCAAGAGCGTTGCGCCGGGGCTGCTGGAGGAGCGGGTGCGCGACCATCCGCTGGTCAACCAGTGCATCGTCGTCGGCAACGACCGGCCGTTCGTGGCCGCGCTGGTCACCCTCGACCAGGAGGCCGTCGAGCACTGGCTGCAGATGCGGGGCAAACCGCAGCTGACGCCCGTCGAGCTGGTGCGCGACCCGGACCTGGAGGCGGAGGTGCGCCGGTCGGTCGTGGCGGCGAACACGCTGGTCTCGCAGGCCGAGTCGATCCGCACCTTCCGCATCCTCGCCCAGCCGTTCACCGAGGAGCACGGACTGCTGACCCCGTCGCTGAAACTGAAGCGCAAGGCGATCGAAAACGCTTACGCGAACGAGGTCGACGCGCTGTACCGCACCTAG
- a CDS encoding quinone oxidoreductase family protein, producing the protein MRRVRYDSPGGPLFLEEAPVPEPGPGELLVRCEAIGVTLPVVRKVTEGAEPIPLGGEIAGEVVAVGSGTIGFRVGERVTGLCFGHGYADFALLHEAMTSPVPDDASAVDAVVLVRSGLVALGALTAARPEPGEAALVTAAASGVGHLAVQLARTRGAARVVGAVSDPAKSGFVSDLGTDDVIAYGQDDWGDPVDYVLDAVGGELLTPAVAALAPGGRLVAYSSGGGTIQAYDLLVGAKSVIGFQMAHIARGKPELYERWRQELWHLFTAGSLKPAAHREFALEEAADAHATIESRSNLGKVVLVP; encoded by the coding sequence ATGCGTCGCGTCCGGTACGACTCCCCCGGCGGCCCGCTGTTCCTGGAGGAGGCGCCCGTCCCCGAGCCCGGCCCTGGCGAACTCCTCGTTCGCTGCGAGGCGATCGGCGTGACGCTTCCCGTCGTCCGCAAGGTCACCGAGGGCGCGGAACCGATTCCGCTCGGCGGCGAGATCGCCGGTGAGGTCGTGGCCGTCGGGAGCGGAACCATCGGATTCCGGGTCGGCGAGCGGGTGACGGGCCTGTGCTTCGGCCACGGCTACGCCGACTTCGCGCTCCTGCACGAGGCCATGACCTCCCCCGTCCCGGACGACGCGAGCGCGGTCGACGCGGTCGTCCTCGTGCGCAGCGGGCTGGTCGCACTGGGCGCCCTCACGGCCGCACGGCCCGAACCCGGCGAGGCGGCCCTCGTCACCGCCGCGGCGAGCGGGGTCGGCCACCTCGCCGTGCAGCTCGCGCGAACACGCGGCGCGGCCCGGGTCGTGGGCGCCGTGTCCGACCCGGCGAAGTCCGGCTTTGTGAGCGACCTGGGCACCGACGACGTCATCGCCTATGGCCAGGACGACTGGGGCGACCCCGTCGACTACGTCCTGGACGCCGTCGGCGGCGAGTTGCTCACCCCCGCCGTCGCGGCCCTCGCCCCCGGTGGGCGGCTCGTGGCGTACAGCTCGGGCGGCGGGACGATCCAGGCGTACGACCTGCTCGTGGGCGCGAAGTCCGTGATCGGCTTCCAGATGGCCCACATCGCGCGCGGGAAGCCGGAGTTGTACGAGCGGTGGCGACAGGAGCTGTGGCACCTGTTCACGGCAGGGTCACTGAAGCCGGCCGCGCACCGGGAGTTCGCCCTGGAGGAGGCGGCCGACGCACACGCGACGATCGAGTCACGGAGCAATCTGGGAAAGGTGGTTCTCGTGCCGTGA
- a CDS encoding LysR substrate-binding domain-containing protein produces MYEPSHLRTFLAVAQTLSFTQAARRLGLRQSTVSQHVRRLEDATGRALFTRDTHSVELTEDGEAMLGFARRILDVHEQASTFFTGTRLRGRLRFGASEDFVLTRLPEILEGFRYDHPEVDLELTVELSGTLHEQLTAGKLDLVLAKRRPEDPRGELVWHDGLVWIGAERLRLDTDRPVPLIVFPPPGITRALALEALERQGRSWRIVCTSGSLNGLIAAARAGLGVMAHSRGLIPPGLVRVPDRAGLPELGRVDFVLVHGLGRTSAQGAADALAAAILAGGDRLHRRVAGPGRRLDPPGGGAA; encoded by the coding sequence GTGTACGAGCCCTCTCATCTGCGCACCTTCCTCGCCGTCGCCCAGACGCTGAGTTTCACGCAGGCGGCGCGGCGGCTCGGATTGCGTCAGTCCACGGTCAGCCAGCATGTGCGGCGCCTCGAGGACGCGACCGGACGTGCGCTCTTCACCCGGGACACGCACTCCGTGGAACTGACCGAGGACGGCGAGGCGATGCTCGGGTTCGCGCGCCGGATCCTGGACGTCCACGAGCAGGCCTCGACGTTCTTCACCGGCACCCGGCTGCGCGGCCGGCTGCGCTTCGGCGCCTCGGAGGACTTCGTCCTGACCCGGCTGCCCGAGATCCTGGAGGGCTTCCGCTACGACCACCCCGAGGTCGACCTGGAACTGACGGTGGAGCTGTCGGGCACCCTGCACGAGCAGCTGACCGCCGGGAAGCTGGACCTGGTGCTGGCCAAGCGGCGCCCCGAGGATCCGCGGGGCGAGCTGGTGTGGCACGACGGCCTGGTGTGGATCGGCGCGGAGCGGCTGCGTCTGGACACCGACCGTCCGGTTCCGCTCATCGTGTTCCCGCCTCCGGGCATCACCCGCGCGCTGGCCCTGGAGGCGCTGGAGCGGCAGGGGCGGTCCTGGCGGATCGTGTGTACGAGCGGCAGCCTCAACGGCCTCATCGCCGCGGCCCGGGCGGGTCTCGGTGTGATGGCGCACTCGCGGGGTCTGATCCCGCCGGGCCTGGTGCGGGTCCCGGACCGGGCGGGGCTGCCGGAGCTGGGGCGGGTCGACTTCGTACTGGTGCACGGACTCGGACGCACCTCGGCCCAGGGCGCCGCGGACGCGCTGGCCGCGGCGATCCTGGCGGGCGGCGACCGGCTGCACCGGCGGGTGGCGGGCCCCGGACGACGACTCGACCCCCCGGGAGGCGGCGCCGCCTGA
- the fdhD gene encoding formate dehydrogenase accessory sulfurtransferase FdhD — translation MGRVTERRKVIRIRDGVVSARPDTLVAEEPLEIRLNGKPLAITMRTPGDDFALAAGFLVSEGVLATASDLLNIVYCAGATVDGSNTYNVVDVRTSPGVTIPDITLERNVYTTSSCGLCGKASLDAVRTTTRWPIADTPPLRIEPELLASLPDRLRGAQRVFDRTGGLHAAALFSEDGELLDVREDVGRHNAVDKLVGRALQNGDLPLSRTILLVSGRASFELAQKAVMAGIPVLAAVSAPSSLAVDLATETGLTLVGFLRGSSMNVYAGEDRIALRTAAAHG, via the coding sequence ATGGGACGAGTCACCGAACGACGCAAGGTGATCCGCATCAGGGACGGAGTGGTCTCCGCCCGGCCGGACACCCTCGTCGCCGAGGAACCACTGGAGATCCGACTGAACGGCAAGCCGCTCGCGATCACCATGCGCACGCCCGGTGACGACTTCGCGCTGGCCGCCGGCTTCCTGGTCAGCGAAGGTGTACTGGCCACCGCATCCGATCTGCTGAATATCGTCTACTGTGCGGGCGCGACGGTCGACGGCTCCAACACCTACAACGTGGTCGACGTACGGACGTCTCCCGGTGTGACGATCCCCGACATCACCCTCGAGCGGAACGTCTACACCACCTCCTCCTGCGGCCTGTGCGGCAAGGCCAGCCTGGACGCGGTCCGTACGACGACCCGCTGGCCCATCGCCGACACTCCCCCGCTCCGGATCGAGCCCGAGCTGCTCGCGAGCCTCCCCGACCGGCTGCGCGGGGCCCAGCGGGTGTTCGACCGGACCGGGGGGCTCCACGCGGCGGCCCTGTTCTCCGAGGACGGCGAGCTGCTCGACGTCCGGGAGGACGTGGGGCGGCACAACGCGGTCGACAAGCTGGTCGGCCGCGCCCTGCAGAACGGGGACCTGCCCCTGTCACGGACGATCCTGCTGGTCTCGGGCCGGGCCTCGTTCGAACTGGCGCAGAAGGCGGTGATGGCGGGCATCCCGGTGCTCGCGGCGGTCTCGGCGCCCTCCTCCCTGGCGGTGGACCTGGCCACGGAGACCGGGCTGACTCTGGTGGGCTTCCTGCGGGGCAGTTCCATGAACGTGTACGCGGGTGAGGACCGCATCGCCCTGCGGACCGCGGCCGCCCACGGCTGA
- a CDS encoding MarR family winged helix-turn-helix transcriptional regulator produces MPEAPLAAIRSLPSWLLGRAAARGRALVADALAAEGLKMWHHVVLSAVRDLAPVAQADLGRSVGLDPKDLVGILNDLQAAGLAVREPDPGDRRKNAVSLTEEGQRLLQRCEKAARDANAELLAPLSEAERDQFMGLLIRISGTDG; encoded by the coding sequence ATGCCCGAAGCGCCTCTCGCCGCCATCCGCTCCCTCCCCAGCTGGCTTCTCGGCCGGGCCGCCGCGCGGGGGCGGGCCCTGGTTGCCGACGCTCTTGCCGCCGAGGGCCTCAAGATGTGGCACCACGTCGTGCTCTCCGCCGTCCGCGACCTCGCCCCCGTCGCCCAGGCCGACCTCGGTCGCAGTGTCGGACTCGACCCCAAGGACCTCGTCGGCATCCTCAACGACCTGCAGGCCGCGGGCCTCGCCGTGCGCGAACCGGATCCCGGTGACCGTCGGAAGAACGCCGTGTCGCTCACCGAGGAGGGACAACGGCTGCTCCAGCGCTGCGAGAAGGCCGCCCGAGACGCGAACGCCGAGCTGCTCGCCCCGCTCTCCGAGGCCGAACGGGACCAGTTCATGGGCCTGTTGATCCGGATTTCCGGCACGGACGGCTGA